One Artemia franciscana chromosome 6, ASM3288406v1, whole genome shotgun sequence DNA window includes the following coding sequences:
- the LOC136028259 gene encoding double-stranded RNA-binding protein Staufen homolog, with protein MLIEDTTEIFIDKSFTEMTQSNIKNTILRLNGQALRLLNDIATINKIQHQYRLVKESGQGHKKMFFVELELGDETYKAYGSSIKKARHAAAAEALFHTRYPRLPTKKMNSVSSRVKPTAELNVLAMKIGVPVTYNFVERPLPLMPGSYMGGGYNYHKGPFYQNRRVYNPRRYSPCGYSLSPHVHRFPDSFTVTCKILDREYEGTAPTPQAAKHNAAQKALNELKNMPSLVENKQIEKHDDPSLELKSPISLVYELAFTHNLNIRFDVISESGPPHRKNFVTKCTVDDLTTEGEGRSKSLSKNRSAKLMLEELKKILQFK; from the coding sequence ATGTTAATTGAAGATACAACCGAAATATTTATAGACAAAAGCTTTACAGAAATGAcccaatcaaatataaaaaatacaattttgagaCTAAACGGACAAGCTTTACGCCTACTTAACGATATTGCTACGATCAATAAAATACAACATCAATACCGACTTGTTAAGGAAAGTGGTCAAGGGCATAAGAAGATGTTTTTTGTTGAGTTGGAATTAGGTGACGAGACATACAAAGCTTATGGTAGTAGCATTAAAAAAGCCCGACATGCAGCAGCAGCTGAAGCCCTCTTTCATACTAGATATCCTCGACTTCCTACAAAGAAGATGAATTCTGTAAGTAGCAGGGTAAAACCAACGGCTGAGTTGAATGTGTTAGCTATGAAGATTGGTGTCCCGGTGACGTACAATTTTGTCGAAAGGCCACTCCCTCTAATGCCCGGATCTTATATGGGTGGTGGCTACAATTACCATAAAGGACCATTTTACCAAAATCGCAGGGTGTACAATCCCCGTAGATACAGTCCTTGCGGATACAGTCTTAGTCCTCATGTTCATAGATTCCCGGATTCTTTCACTGTAACCTGCAAAATACTGGATCGCGAGTATGAAGGAACTGCTCCAACACCACAAGCCGCAAAGCATAACGCCGCCCAAAAAGCCCTTAATGAACTGAAAAACATGCCATCATTGgttgaaaataagcaaatagAAAAACATGACGATCCCAGCTTGGAATTGAAGTCTCCCATTTCTCTAGTCTATGAGTTAGCATTTACACATAACTTGAACATTCGCTTTGACGTTATTAGTGAATCTGGACCACCAcatagaaaaaattttgttacCAAGTGTACAGTTGATGACTTGACTACTGAAGGCGAAGGGAGAAGCAAGTCGTTGTCGAAGAACAGATCGGCAAAGCTAATGCTTGAAGAACTGAAGAAAATACTTCAGTTTAAATGA